tgCTTCCAAGACTGGGTTCTAACAGTGTATCATGAATAATTTAAAGTCCATTTCTTTGCCATAAGTGAAATGGCCAcatgttatgttttcattttgtctctATAACTAATTCAAGAACTTCTGAAAATATCGAAACAGCCATTTCTGGTGAGTCTGGTTTGGCTTTTGGTTTTTATAAATACgccaacaaccaaaaaaaatacaatttaattaCATATTGAAATTTGTTTTACCCACACACAGTAGAACATTGAATTGAAAGGCAACTGTAAAGGCAAcatcccaacttttttttttaacttccaaacTGAAGGAAGCATGATGTGTTTGGACACTCTCATATTTTGAGATTTGCCATATTTTGACTGGCGCTTGGGGAGAAGTGTGCGAAAGCCTCTGGGAGCCACCTAACGCCATTTCTCTACACTGCCCATGTAGTCACTGGTGCCAGGGCTGGTGTGGCCATCGCCTGGCTCTTGGCCTGGGTTCTGCTtctggctttcctggttctccttcAGGCTCGAATTCTGACCCGAACTCTGAGTCAGATTCTGAGTCATATTCTGAGTCACATTCTGATTGACATTTGGGTTTGGGTTCTGACTCGGATTCTGACTCAGATTCTGGTTCTGGCCCTGACTCTGGCTCTGGAAATGGGTCTGAAGGAACCTTCCCTTCAGAAATTTCCGCTGTTCCTGACGCTTCCTCCTAGCTTCCTGATGCTCCTTCTGCCTCATAAACTGATACCTTTGCAAAAAGAGATCTTTTGCATAGCTGTACAATTCCATATCCAGAAAATTCAGGCCCTCGATCCGCTTTTGGATCTCCTCATTGATCTCTACGCTAGAGGCCCTAGTGGTATTATACTGCGTAAATGGCGAAATGAAGTTCATGTTGAAGGTTTTCTCAAACAGGTACTGGGTTTTCCGCTGAAACTCGGTGAGGCCGAAGAACGCCATGTGCTTGAGATTCGACTTGGCGCTTTCCAGAAGGACcttgtttctctgcttttctggcATGACTGAGAGATTGTAGCAGCCTACGAGGGTCAGGTCGGAGAGCATGCGCACCTGGCGGTTGTTGGCCAGGTTATAGGGACAGTCCATGAACTCTTTCAGGGGGCAGCCAGACCAGTCATCTCCAGTGTAGCAGCTGGGCAGCTCTTCGGAGGTTGGGGGCCTTCCATCGCAGACGTGCAGGGACGCCTTCCAGGTCGCCCCTCTCTGGACGTGCCTCCACTCGCTCAGGTACCGGGACACCGGGTCACGGAGGATGGTGATGTAGTGGAAGTTCCTGTGAACAAAGCACACAGGCCAACAGTCAGGGATGTGGGTGCCACAGCGGAGTCACGGAGGTGCATGGCTTATGTGATGCTCACTGATCAGTAAGGAAGGCAAAAGGGGAATGAGGGCCATCTGGTGGCACTTGTCCCATGAACTGTGCTGTTGCCCCCTCCCTGAGTCCCACTAGCCTGTCCAGATAGCTCATTTTTTCACCTAATTTGCTGGCACCACAGCTAAAGCAGGTATGAAATTTAGGCCCAGGACATCGGCCTtttcattctcccctccccctcctcccttcccctgtttctttctctccaacCAGTGACAACGTCTTCCCAATGACCTCATTTATTTCCCACTCCTCACCCCCAAGCCCCCATTATCTGATCATGAAATGGAGACTCAGTGGAAACAAGTGATTTCATTGAAATGATATGAGGTCGACAAGTGAGCTCAAGTTCTAATCTTTCTTACTAAATATACAAAAGCATTTTTCTAATATCTAGTCTCATCAGGACATCTTAGTAAAGAACAAAACCTCGTTGAAAGAGTGTCGGACATGGTGCTTAGGATTCTGGCTGTTGTCATAAGATCACAGCTCCTACATGAGCACAGTGGTATGCGGAGAAAGGAGGAGCTGCCTGGGGCCTCCAGAAACACTGTAGTTAGTCACTGACTGAAATAGACATGGTAGCTGCCAATGGCATATGTGCAAGTGACTACCTTGAGTTCAGCCTTCTCTCATGTGATAATATTCCCAGCAGTGGAGAGTTAACTCTATCAGCTCCAAAATGCCGTTTTTATTTACCCCACTGAAAGGACAGCACGTGTGCAGGCCCTGCTGTGTGCAGGCCCTGCTGTATGGCTATCTTCACTTTAAAGCTGCAAATTGATAAAAATTCTTTGCTCAAATAGCAGACTAGCAAACATTTAAACCAGCCCCCCACACTCACACCCGTACAtggcaggtgcacacacacagacccaccaCAGCCCAGAAACGTCGCAGTCTGTGATGTGATCAGGCACACTAGAGGGGAGAAAACACCTCAGCACTGGTGCTTTAATCAGAAAGAAGCTTCCGCTCAGATTCAGCGGATGAAGGATGAGGTTGTAGGAAGTCATATTGTGGAAAGAAAACAACAGTAAACACGGAATATTAGCATTTTGTTTCATTAAAGGAAAATCACGGCTTTTCTCAAGTTTCTTCATTCGCATTTGAGAGATGGTGGTTCTGAACACACACTCAATCACCCAACTGGCTGAGTCTGGCGGCTGATGTCCTCTGAGCAAATGGTTCTCCCAAGTCTTGGGCTTTGAGCAACACCAACACCCTGGGGTCTGTCCTGTGTGCCTCTATGCTGTGCAAGGTGTCTCTTCTGCCCGCCGTGACCTTCCTTCTTTGACTGGAAAATTCTAGGCATCCTTCAAGTTCCAGTCCAAGTACTCTCTCTCCTCTGAGAAAACCGACCCCGCCCCTTGCTGCCAGCAGCCACCTCTTCCTCTGCCACACTTAACCTTTGTTAAAACACTTTTGATACCGAATGGCCATCAGTTGTTTGTGTATCTGCTTAAAGTATGTTTTCTGGGACAGTGGCTCTGCTTATTCTTCTAGGAGTCTCACCTCGTCCATTTCAGCTCCGGACTTTGCCTTTACACCAGCCACAAAGCAGAATGGCAGTGACTTCTTTAAATGGCTTATTTAATGAAATGTCCCAGGGAATAGGAGGGAGAGAGTTGGAAACAGAAGTCCATGCTTCACCATATAAAAACTCTGGAGCCTCTTCTAAGTGCCATGCAAAAAtcatagaaatttttaaaaatcacctgatGTGCTTTTCTGGAATAAGGAAGCATGGGCCACAGGAGAAGCATCTAGGGGTAAGGCTGGAGAGGGAGCCAAGGTCACCCTCAC
This Camelus bactrianus isolate YW-2024 breed Bactrian camel chromosome X, ASM4877302v1, whole genome shotgun sequence DNA region includes the following protein-coding sequences:
- the HS6ST2 gene encoding heparan-sulfate 6-O-sulfotransferase 2 isoform X2 produces the protein MDEKSNKLLLALVMLFLFAVIVLQYVCPGTECQLLRLQAFSSPMPDPYRSEDESSARFVPRYNFSRGDLLRKVDFDIKGDDLIVFLHIQKTGGTTFGRHLVRNIQLEQPCECRVGQKKCTCHRPGKRETWLFSRFSTGWSCGLHADWTELTSCVPAVVDGKRDARLRPSRNFHYITILRDPVSRYLSEWRHVQRGATWKASLHVCDGRPPTSEELPSCYTGDDWSGCPLKEFMDCPYNLANNRQVRMLSDLTLVGCYNLSVMPEKQRNKVLLESAKSNLKHMAFFGLTEFQRKTQYLFEKTFNMNFISPFTQYNTTRASSVEINEEIQKRIEGLNFLDMELYSYAKDLFLQRYQFMRQKEHQEARRKRQEQRKFLKGRFLQTHFQSQSQGQNQNLSQNPSQNPNPNVNQNVTQNMTQNLTQSSGQNSSLKENQESQKQNPGQEPGDGHTSPGTSDYMGSVEKWR